The Pirellulales bacterium genome contains a region encoding:
- a CDS encoding riboflavin synthase: MFTGLVEAMATVLEVRDAPPGCRLVLSMPTLAAAARLGDSIAVNGCCLTVVDVAEERLGFDAGPETLARTNLGALRPGSDVNVERSLKLGDALGGHLVTGHVDGPGTLAARRDEGEWSTLVVEVSRELARQMASKGSVAVDGVSLTLVDVDETSFSVALIPHTLAVTTLGRLRVGDRVNIETDLLAKYVERQLAAMTVR, translated from the coding sequence ATGTTCACCGGACTTGTCGAAGCCATGGCCACGGTGCTCGAGGTGCGCGACGCACCGCCGGGCTGCCGGCTCGTGTTGAGCATGCCGACGCTGGCGGCCGCGGCCCGCCTCGGCGATAGCATCGCGGTGAATGGGTGCTGCCTGACGGTAGTGGACGTCGCGGAAGAGCGGCTCGGTTTCGATGCCGGGCCCGAGACGCTCGCTCGCACGAATCTCGGCGCATTGCGGCCCGGCAGCGACGTCAACGTCGAACGTTCGCTCAAGCTGGGCGATGCCCTCGGCGGGCACCTGGTGACGGGCCACGTCGATGGCCCCGGCACGCTCGCCGCGCGGCGCGACGAAGGGGAGTGGTCGACTTTGGTCGTCGAGGTCTCGCGCGAGCTGGCCCGGCAGATGGCCTCGAAAGGCTCGGTCGCGGTCGACGGCGTGAGCCTCACGCTGGTCGACGTCGACGAGACCAGCTTCAGCGTGGCCCTGATCCCGCACACGCTCGCGGTCACGACGCTCGGTCGCCTGCGCGTGGGCGATCGCGTGAATATCGAGACCGATCTGCTGGCCAAGTACGTCGAACGTCAACTCGCCGCGATGACCGTCAGGTAA
- a CDS encoding aminotransferase class V-fold PLP-dependent enzyme, translating to MFERSAHDPRPLRAAWGLAPDVVYLNHGSFGPAPRAVIDERQRWFAQLEANPMDFFIRQLDARLDHVRERLARFVGCKAGDLVFVDNATAAMNVVAQSFPLAAGDEVVATDHEYGAVLRLWHTTCERAGAKLVIAELPDPLTTTEELIDKLFAAVTGRTKLLVVSHVTSPTAVVLPIEAICRRAREQGIAVAVDGPHALAMRELDLRRLDCDYYAVSCHKWLCAPFGTGFLYAHPRRQQAIRPAVMSWGHTSRGPFGRWQDEFDWVGTRDPSGILAIPTAIEFLESQGIETFRQYGHELARYAREQLLAWSLSKPLCPDSEAWYGTMAAVEVQTSDLRGLQQRLWERHKIEIAATEWKGRKLIRVSGHLYTAREEIDLLLEALRNDH from the coding sequence ATGTTCGAACGTTCCGCTCACGACCCCCGTCCGCTCCGCGCTGCCTGGGGGCTTGCGCCCGACGTCGTCTATTTGAACCACGGCAGCTTTGGACCCGCTCCGCGCGCGGTCATCGACGAGCGCCAACGCTGGTTTGCGCAGCTCGAAGCGAACCCGATGGATTTCTTCATCCGTCAGCTCGACGCGCGGCTCGATCATGTCCGCGAGCGCCTGGCGCGCTTCGTCGGTTGCAAGGCGGGCGATCTCGTCTTTGTCGACAATGCGACGGCGGCCATGAATGTCGTGGCGCAAAGCTTCCCGCTTGCTGCTGGTGATGAGGTCGTCGCCACCGATCACGAATACGGCGCCGTCCTGCGCCTGTGGCACACGACGTGCGAACGTGCCGGCGCGAAGTTGGTGATCGCCGAACTCCCCGATCCACTGACGACGACGGAAGAGCTGATCGACAAGCTCTTTGCGGCCGTGACCGGGCGGACGAAGCTGCTCGTGGTGAGCCACGTTACCTCGCCCACGGCAGTCGTGTTGCCCATCGAAGCGATCTGCCGGCGCGCGCGGGAGCAGGGAATCGCGGTGGCCGTCGATGGTCCGCATGCGCTGGCGATGCGCGAGCTCGACCTGCGACGTCTCGATTGCGATTACTACGCCGTGAGCTGTCACAAGTGGCTCTGTGCTCCGTTTGGCACGGGCTTCCTCTATGCCCACCCCCGCCGGCAACAGGCCATACGTCCGGCCGTCATGAGTTGGGGACACACGTCGCGGGGGCCGTTCGGCCGCTGGCAAGACGAGTTCGATTGGGTCGGCACGCGCGATCCCTCGGGCATTCTCGCGATTCCGACCGCGATTGAATTCCTCGAGTCACAAGGGATCGAGACGTTCCGTCAGTACGGGCACGAGCTGGCGCGCTACGCACGCGAACAACTTCTGGCGTGGAGCCTATCGAAACCGCTCTGCCCCGACAGTGAGGCCTGGTACGGCACGATGGCAGCCGTCGAAGTGCAGACATCCGACCTGCGTGGTTTGCAACAACGGCTGTGGGAGCGGCACAAGATCGAGATCGCCGCCACCGAGTGGAAGGGGCGAAAGCTGATCCGGGTTTCGGGCCATCTTTATACGGCCCGAGAGGAAATCGATCTGCTGCTCGAGGCGCTACGGAATGACCACTAA
- the pssA gene encoding CDP-diacylglycerol--serine O-phosphatidyltransferase produces the protein MPTMFTLGNLVCGFFAIVVASRIERPDASWIDASRAVSVMLGGVKDPTNVMLSAWLIFLAMIFDALDGYVARWANAASDFGAQLDSLCDVVTFGVAPGILLVKMCPNFTYLHREAVWVIAAAFAACAALRLARFNVETTDDDDHMSFHGLPSPAGGAAIASFAILFYTLRKEDTTLVYAAQFDIALQMVLPLFAVLVAVLMVSRIPYPHVVNQVLRGERSFGHVVALLFALVVVMVIRGYAVPIVCVAFALSGPIRYVWQEFVQRKPHEDPLF, from the coding sequence TGGGCAATCTCGTGTGTGGCTTCTTTGCCATCGTGGTCGCGTCGCGCATTGAGCGTCCCGATGCCTCGTGGATCGACGCCTCGCGCGCGGTGAGCGTCATGCTGGGGGGAGTGAAGGATCCGACGAACGTCATGCTCAGCGCGTGGTTGATCTTTCTGGCGATGATCTTCGACGCGCTCGATGGCTACGTGGCCCGTTGGGCCAACGCGGCCAGCGATTTCGGCGCCCAACTCGACAGCTTGTGCGATGTGGTCACCTTTGGCGTGGCGCCGGGCATTCTGCTGGTGAAGATGTGTCCCAACTTCACCTACCTGCATCGCGAGGCCGTTTGGGTGATCGCCGCCGCCTTTGCCGCCTGCGCCGCCCTGCGCCTGGCGCGCTTCAACGTCGAAACGACCGATGACGACGACCACATGAGCTTTCATGGGCTTCCGTCGCCAGCCGGCGGCGCCGCCATCGCGAGCTTCGCCATCCTCTTCTACACCTTGCGCAAGGAAGACACGACCCTGGTCTATGCTGCGCAGTTCGATATTGCTCTGCAGATGGTGCTGCCATTGTTTGCCGTGCTGGTGGCGGTGTTGATGGTCTCGCGCATTCCCTACCCGCACGTGGTGAACCAGGTGTTGCGGGGCGAGCGCAGCTTCGGCCACGTGGTGGCCTTGCTGTTCGCGCTGGTGGTGGTGATGGTCATTCGCGGCTATGCGGTGCCCATCGTGTGCGTGGCTTTTGCCCTCTCCGGCCCGATTCGTTACGTCTGGCAGGAGTTCGTCCAGCGCAAACCGCATGAGGATCCGCTGTTCTAG
- the rsmA gene encoding ribosomal RNA small subunit methyltransferase A gives MHPKTRYGQNFLIDLNLQHLLIEAAELTRDDVVLEVGTGTASLSVLMAPQVAALVTVEVDTQLHQLASETLADLPHVDLLRQDILKNKNTLNPEVLRVVTERVREEPGRQLKLVANLPYNVATPIISNLLLTEIVPCSMTITIQKELADRIMASPRSKDYSALSVWLQSQCRIELIRVLPPTVFWPRPKVSSAIIRLTLEPERRREITELRFFHDFVRAIFLHRRKFLRGVLVATLKPQLDKPAVDDLMASLAFGETTRAEELDVPAMLRLAEAVRARLPQASLTQHD, from the coding sequence CTGCACCCGAAAACGCGCTACGGCCAGAACTTTCTGATCGACCTCAATCTGCAGCATCTGCTCATCGAGGCGGCGGAACTGACGCGCGACGACGTCGTGCTCGAGGTGGGGACCGGCACGGCGTCCCTCTCGGTGCTCATGGCCCCGCAGGTCGCGGCCTTGGTCACCGTCGAGGTCGACACTCAACTCCACCAGCTCGCCAGCGAGACTTTGGCCGACTTGCCGCACGTCGATCTTCTGCGGCAAGACATCCTCAAGAACAAGAACACGCTCAATCCCGAGGTGCTGCGCGTCGTGACCGAGCGCGTGCGGGAGGAGCCGGGCCGGCAACTCAAGCTCGTGGCCAACCTGCCCTACAACGTGGCCACGCCGATCATCTCGAACCTGCTGTTGACCGAAATCGTGCCCTGCTCGATGACGATCACGATCCAAAAGGAGTTGGCCGATCGGATCATGGCCTCGCCCCGCTCGAAGGACTACAGCGCGCTGAGCGTCTGGCTGCAGAGCCAATGTCGCATCGAGCTGATCCGCGTTCTGCCGCCCACCGTATTCTGGCCACGCCCCAAGGTCTCGTCCGCCATCATTCGGCTCACGCTCGAGCCAGAACGCCGACGCGAGATCACCGAGCTACGTTTCTTTCACGACTTCGTGCGGGCCATTTTCCTACACCGGAGGAAGTTTCTGCGCGGCGTGCTCGTCGCCACGCTCAAGCCGCAACTCGACAAGCCCGCCGTCGACGACCTGATGGCCTCGCTCGCCTTCGGCGAGACGACGCGTGCCGAGGAACTCGACGTGCCTGCCATGCTGCGTCTGGCCGAGGCGGTCCGCGCGCGTCTGCCGCAGGCCAGCCTCACCCAGCACGACTAG